Proteins from a single region of Butyrivibrio fibrisolvens:
- a CDS encoding class I SAM-dependent methyltransferase — MFGRKVCSEHFPHLFKDPEAERICSMLDYDFAEKGKKMESAVGLFGALEVAQRQYDLAWEVKDYLKSHPNAAVVNLGCGLDDTFRKCDNGTCKGYNIDMPDVITVRNELLPAVDREKNLAYDLNDERWMDEIDSSHGAVFFASGVFYYFKTEAVRELFQKMAKKFSGGVVVFDSCNQRGAKMMTKTWLKEAGISDVNALFSVEDKSEIEAWSNDFAAVNARSYMRGYRDIYNEVSFFHKLMIKFCDRLVKMQIIKVTFK, encoded by the coding sequence TTGTTTGGAAGGAAAGTATGCTCTGAACATTTTCCGCATCTGTTCAAAGATCCGGAGGCTGAGCGCATCTGCTCAATGCTAGATTATGATTTTGCAGAAAAAGGTAAGAAGATGGAAAGCGCAGTCGGACTTTTTGGAGCATTAGAGGTTGCTCAGAGGCAGTATGACCTTGCTTGGGAAGTTAAAGATTATTTGAAATCTCATCCAAATGCTGCTGTAGTAAATCTTGGATGTGGTTTGGATGATACTTTCAGAAAGTGTGATAACGGAACCTGCAAGGGCTACAATATAGATATGCCGGATGTAATTACAGTAAGAAATGAACTTTTACCTGCTGTAGATAGGGAAAAGAACCTTGCATATGATCTTAATGATGAACGCTGGATGGATGAAATAGACTCGTCTCATGGGGCAGTGTTCTTTGCATCAGGTGTTTTCTATTATTTTAAAACTGAGGCAGTAAGAGAATTATTCCAAAAAATGGCGAAGAAGTTTTCAGGTGGTGTGGTAGTGTTTGATTCTTGCAACCAGCGCGGAGCAAAGATGATGACTAAGACTTGGTTAAAGGAAGCAGGAATATCGGATGTAAATGCCTTATTCTCTGTTGAAGATAAGTCTGAAATCGAAGCTTGGAGCAATGATTTTGCAGCTGTAAATGCTCGTAGTTACATGAGGGGATACAGAGATATCTACAATGAGGTCAGTTTCTTTCATAAACTTATGATCAAGTTCTGCGATAGACTTGTTAAGATGCAGATTATAAAGGTTACGTTCAAGTAG
- a CDS encoding DUF6796 family protein: protein MDKFNDIGIDNKLDWDRIEKLMRIGIFAACMVLVGDVLIGYGMHDSSKTGMEWFLSAYLQLSDTRLFWSAFLGFIGIPLEALCYFGVYRLIVPKSQKYAHLYRTGILGVLAYAGCGVHVPCLSTCFFYKYMNNAAPEIAVDAAVKFGKYFLLPGIIVFFLFWIIQHVAHIAAFIKGLTPYPKWCWIFCPAVGMAAAMLFKFLPETTIRNAITAAWISIGNLWMFAGLLIMAKKVKVGDR, encoded by the coding sequence ATGGATAAGTTTAATGACATCGGAATAGATAACAAGTTAGACTGGGACAGGATAGAAAAGCTTATGCGGATAGGCATATTTGCCGCATGCATGGTGCTTGTGGGAGACGTGCTTATAGGTTATGGGATGCATGACTCTTCTAAAACAGGCATGGAATGGTTCCTGTCAGCATACTTGCAACTGTCAGATACAAGATTGTTTTGGTCGGCATTTCTGGGATTCATAGGTATTCCACTTGAGGCACTTTGTTACTTTGGTGTATATAGGCTGATTGTTCCTAAATCACAGAAATACGCTCATTTGTACAGGACAGGAATACTTGGTGTGTTGGCTTATGCAGGGTGTGGAGTGCACGTTCCCTGTTTGTCCACTTGCTTTTTTTACAAGTATATGAACAATGCTGCACCTGAGATCGCAGTGGATGCAGCAGTCAAATTCGGTAAATACTTTCTATTACCAGGAATAATAGTGTTCTTTTTGTTCTGGATTATCCAACATGTGGCACATATCGCAGCATTTATAAAAGGTTTGACTCCATATCCTAAATGGTGTTGGATATTCTGCCCTGCAGTAGGCATGGCTGCAGCTATGCTGTTTAAGTTCCTTCCTGAAACGACAATTCGCAATGCGATTACTGCTGCTTGGATCAGTATTGGGAATTTGTGGATGTTCGCCGGGCTTTTGATTATGGCGAAAAAAGTTAAGGTTGGTGACAGATAA
- a CDS encoding isoprenylcysteine carboxylmethyltransferase family protein: MLKNYMKEGQKLPLFGVGPYIIYGIAVVNIVGIVLLCYVLKIGILDEPLTLIFRITGILLIVLGIAIWYIGALRSDMDDSITENKLQTKGIYSLVRNPMYSGWWISLSGITLMWHNVWLLIFPIIDWLIMTIALINTEEKWLLDLYGDEYAEYKKTVNRCIPWFPKHAEKRRKR, from the coding sequence ATGTTGAAGAATTATATGAAAGAAGGACAAAAACTTCCGCTGTTTGGAGTAGGTCCTTATATTATCTATGGAATAGCTGTAGTCAATATCGTCGGAATCGTGCTACTATGCTATGTGCTTAAAATTGGTATTCTGGATGAACCATTGACACTCATATTTCGTATTACTGGCATATTACTGATTGTATTAGGAATTGCGATTTGGTATATAGGTGCGCTACGTTCAGACATGGATGATTCAATCACTGAGAATAAACTACAAACAAAAGGAATATATTCCTTGGTGAGAAATCCTATGTACAGCGGATGGTGGATTTCACTTTCTGGAATAACTCTTATGTGGCATAATGTCTGGCTACTGATATTTCCAATCATTGATTGGCTGATCATGACAATAGCCCTTATTAACACCGAAGAGAAATGGCTTTTGGATTTATATGGTGATGAATATGCTGAGTATAAGAAAACTGTAAACAGATGCATCCCATGGTTTCCAAAACATGCTGAAAAAAGGCGGAAGAGATGA
- a CDS encoding alpha/beta fold hydrolase — translation MTTHEYGKENDKVIVLIHPSVVMWDYFEYVIPLMEKKYHLIIPAIPGYDPDVKNDFTSVEGISKELEDWLIRHGLSNVTCLYGCSMGGSIVTRMLSDNKVNVQSAILDGGITPYQLPWIITRLIAVRDFLMIYIGKIGGAKLLEKAFCMDELSEDDIKYAAGVLKMMSAKTIWRTFDSCDNYSMPKDIHTDCKHIEYWVAEKEVKDRKWDIDYIRKIYPNTIFRKIKNMGHGGLAPFHPEKFVRGIERAIMQGDKK, via the coding sequence ATGACAACACACGAATATGGAAAAGAAAATGACAAGGTTATAGTGCTAATACATCCATCAGTGGTAATGTGGGACTACTTTGAGTATGTTATTCCACTTATGGAAAAGAAATACCATCTGATCATTCCTGCAATCCCAGGTTATGACCCTGATGTAAAGAATGATTTTACCAGTGTTGAAGGGATTTCAAAAGAGTTAGAAGATTGGCTGATCAGGCATGGACTAAGCAATGTAACCTGCCTCTATGGCTGCTCCATGGGTGGCAGTATTGTTACCAGAATGCTTTCAGACAATAAAGTAAATGTACAAAGCGCTATTTTGGACGGTGGAATAACTCCATATCAGCTCCCCTGGATCATCACAAGATTGATAGCCGTAAGAGATTTTCTAATGATATATATTGGCAAGATTGGCGGAGCAAAGCTATTGGAGAAAGCATTCTGCATGGATGAATTGTCAGAGGACGATATAAAATACGCCGCAGGCGTTCTGAAGATGATGAGTGCTAAGACAATCTGGCGAACCTTTGACTCCTGCGATAATTACTCTATGCCTAAAGATATCCATACTGACTGCAAACACATAGAATACTGGGTTGCAGAAAAAGAGGTCAAGGACAGAAAGTGGGACATAGACTATATAAGAAAGATCTATCCTAACACTATATTTAGAAAGATCAAGAATATGGGGCATGGTGGCCTCGCTCCGTTTCATCCGGAAAAGTTTGTGAGGGGGATTGAGAGAGCTATAATGCAGGGGGATAAGAAATGA